In Parasteatoda tepidariorum isolate YZ-2023 chromosome 2, CAS_Ptep_4.0, whole genome shotgun sequence, one DNA window encodes the following:
- the LOC107445089 gene encoding speckle-type POZ protein: MFKNYKNVYSYTWTIENFSFCHHRTGSSLHCSFIDKNVSERLWRLDIFPRGYKQESSAFISCVLRNFSDSIADLDDYANLGTDVECGFKIEIIGASGKKLRTHEETIAQPVWLCRKFLEIQRVVQEAENSENDTLTVLCHVYGNNSDKQANDKDAWCSKMLIDRLHCSWEKNIIVEKILQENFVFPKSAEFKVVLTMLGDFLKINIIKVNSKSFTDHIVECKLSLLACDVYDESRKAIDYLCTQKATHFFKSKHFSRPETWEFPSDIISYKLNEHISSVIGCKTSFSYRLFCEFLCSNGLEQVLPVTVTNTDTVVKKHPTLKDDLQQMFLTKKHCDIKLRVDNQVIEAHKNVLTARSPVFSTMFEQNMTEACTGIIDIVDIDVKTMYLLLEFLYTDTVNGLDVEQAKSLILAAEKYQVLSLKEKCADILYSEMSVENMCEILVLADTVADVELKSAAIEFMEANVDKVKTYTDWELWKETHPKLTAEVRAKFKAIFSSTKMSESVEFINNLIT, encoded by the coding sequence atgtttaaaaactataaaaatgtttattcttatACATGGactatagaaaatttttctttctgtcaTCATAGAACAGGCTCTAGTTTACATTGctcttttattgataaaaatgttagCGAACGGTTATGGCGTTTAGATATATTTCCAAGAGGGTATAAGCAAGAAAGCTCAGCTTTCATTTCTTGTGTCTTACGAAATTTCAGTGATAGTATTGCAGATCTTGACGATTACGCCAATCTTGGTACGGATGTTGAATGCggcttcaaaattgaaattattggtGCAAGTGGAAAAAAGTTAAGAACTCACGAAGAAACGATTGCTCAACCTGTGTGGTTGTGCCGAAAATTTCTTGAGATACAAAGAGTTGTTCAAGAGGCAGAAAATAGTGAAAATGACACTTTGACTGTCCTATGTCATGTGTATGGAAATAATTCTGATAAACAGGCGAATGATAAGGATGCTTGGTGCTCCAAAATGCTTATTGATCGGCTACATTGTAGCTGGGAGAAAAacataatagttgaaaaaattcttcaggaaaattttgtttttccgaAAAGTGCAGAATTTAAGGTAGTCCTCACTATGCTCGGcgatttccttaaaataaatattataaaagtcaATTCAAAATCTTTCACGGATCATATTGTGGAGTGTAAATTGTCATTGCTTGCTTGTGATGTTTATGATGAAAGCAGAAAGGCAATAGATTATCTCTGTACACAAAAAGCGAcacatttctttaaatctaaGCATTTTTCTAGACCAGAAACATGGGAATTTCCCTCTGATATAATTTCTTACAAGCTCAATGAGCATATTTCATCAGTTATTGGCTGCAAGACATCTTTTAGTTATAgacttttttgtgaatttttgtgCTCAAATGGTTTGGAACAAGTGCTTCCTGTGACTGTAACAAATACTGATACTGTTGTTAAAAAGCATCCAACTTTAAAAGATGATTTACAACAgatgtttttaactaaaaagcATTGTGACATTAAGTTAAGAGTAGATAATCAAGTTATAGAAGcccataaaaatgttttgactgCGCGATCACCAGTATTTTCTACTATGTTTGAACAGAACATGACAGAAGCTTGTACTGGTATTATTGACATTGTTGATATTGATGTAAAAACTATGTATCTACTCTTAGAGTTCTTGTACACCGATACTGTTAATGGACTGGATGTTGAACAGGCTAAATCATTGATACTTGCTGCTGAAAAGTATCAGGTTCTATCACTTAAAGAAAAGTGTGCTGATATATTATATTCTGAAATGTCTGTTGAAAATATGTGTGAAATTTTAGTATTGGCCGATACTGTTGCTGATGTAGAGCTAAAATCGGCTGCTATAGAGTTTATGGAGGCAAATGTAGACAAAGTTAAGACATATACAGATTGGGAATTATGGAAAGAAACTCACCCAAAATTAACAGCTGAAGTTCGTGCTAAATTTAAGGCAATCTTTTCCTCAACAAAAATGTCAGAATCTGTTGagtttattaacaatttaataacatGA